CAGTGacatacaacaataaaacaaacgtaTTAGATTTCTATGTCATACAAAATGGAGGGCCGCCATTGCTTGGTcgcgattttatttcaaaatttaatttagaattatcaCCAATTAACGGTTGTTATCATGTGTCGTCGGTACCGGAATCGGAAttgcaatcatttttaaaaaaatactcggaTATTTTTACCGACGAATtaggttgttttaataaatataaaataaaattgcacttGAAAGAAAATGCAAAACCAGTTTTTATGAAAGCCAGGCCGGTTCCGTTTGCGTTAAGggataaaatagataaagaaataaGCCGTTTATTGCAGATCAAGGTCATCGAGCCCGTCGAGTTCTCGGAATACGCGTCACCTATTGTGCCGGTGTTAAAACATAACGGTACGGTTCGTCTATGCGCTGATTATTCACAAACGTTAAACAAACAGTTATTAGTGGAGAAATATCCTTTACCGACTATACAAGAACTATTTACACGATTACATGGTGGGgaacaattttcaaaattagacaTGTCTTCAGCGTATAATCAGTTCGAATTGCTAGATGATAAACATGTCACTTGTATAAACACACACAAagggttatttaaatttaaacggctTGTGTTCGGGTTGTCTTCGGCCCCCGCCATATTTCAGAGGGCCATGGAAAGTATTTTATCGGGGATAGATGGCGTACTTTGCTTTTTGGATGATATCCTTATTACAGGAAAAGACAAGGTGGAACATTGGGCTaggttaaaattagttttcgaTAGATTAAAAGATTCGGGCttaactttaagaaaagagaaatgtgaatttttcaaaaatgaaataaattatctcggatatataattgataaaaacggGATAAGGAAATCGTCAGAAAAAGTTAAAGCAATTTTAGAAGCTGCAGtccctaaaaatttaaaagaattacaGTCGTTTttaggtttaattaattattataggaaTTTTGTACCCAATGCATCCACGCACTTAGCCCCTctgtatgatttattaaaaaaaggagcTAAATGGTCGTGGTCCCCGCAACACGAAAGGGCGTTTTTggaagtaaaaacatttttaacttcagAAAACGTATTAGCTCATTTTGATTCAACCGCAAAAATCATATTAACGGTGGACGCTTCACCTTACGGGCTAGGGGCGGTGTTATCGCAGGTCGGAGCCGACGGCTTAGAACGTCCAGTTTCGTTCGCTTCACGAACGCTAAACTCAGCTGAAAAAAAGTATTCTCAAATACAAAAAGAAGCCACGGCTATAATCTTTGGGGTACGCCggtttcatcaatatttatatgctaGATCCGAGCCGTTTATATTAAGAACCGACCACAAGCCGCTTATTTCAATTTTCGGTTCCCATAGGGGTATTCCAGAGGTGTCTGCAAATAGGTTGCAAAGGTATGCAATATTTTTGTCAGCATATAACTACACCATTGAGTATGTCAAAAGCGCCAACAATAGTGCAGATTTCTTATCGCGCGGGATTCGGCCGGCGACAGCAGCGGCGTCGACCGACGGAGCTGCGAGTATTAGTCCGGGAGGAACTCGCGAAGACGCCGGTAGTGTACGTGGATGGAACGAGACGGCTACatacgtcaattttattttagaaggaTGTTTACCGGTGACATTAGATCAGTTAAAACATGAGACTAAAAATGACCCGGTACTCACTCAAGTTAGTGATTATGTCTTTAAGGGTTGGCCTCGGAAAGtttatgattgtaatttattaccatattttaaatgtaggttGCAGTTATCATTAGAAAATGGAATTTTAATGCGGGGGCATAAGGTAGTTATTCCAGAAAATTTACGTAAACACATATTATTAGAATTACACAAGTCACATTTAGGTATAGTAAAAACTAAGGCGGAGGCCCGTTCTAGATTTTGGTTTCCGGGAATTGATGAAGCGATAGAAAAAATGATCGGAGATTGTTCAACATGCATTAGTATGCGGCAATCGCCACCCCGCGCTCCGCCGGCGCCCTGGCCGTATCCGACACAACCATTCAATAGAATTCATATAGATTTCCTTGGACCAATtcagaataaaatgttttttgtaatagttgaTGCTTACAGTAAGTGGGTTGagtgttttaatatgaataacaatataacatcGGGATCGGTTATTAGTAAATTATGTGAATTCATGTCTAGGTTCGGGGTACCTCAAACAATCGTGAGCGATAACGGCACTTCATTTACATCTGAGGAGTTTAatgcattttgtaaattaaacggAATATGTCACTTGACCTCGCCGGCATACCATCCCTCCAGTAACGGCCAAGCAGAGACTTATGTTAAAATAGTGAAAAAGGGCATAAAAACAGCTTTGTTGCTAGGTGAAAATGCGCAAGATATGAATAataggttattaaaatatttattcgactaTCGGAATTCTGTGCATAGTACAACGGGGGTGTCTCCCGCGAAACTGGTATTCGGTCGTCAACTGAGGTCAATACTAGATCTTTTAATTCCTCATCCGTCGCCTTCGTCCCCTCGTCTGAATAATCATGTTCAAAACAAACAGTGCTTGCAGACTAAATATCACGGCGGAAAATTAAGAACTAATTTTAAACCAGACGATGTAGTgatgtttaaatcttttataaataaaaatagatatgtgTGGTGTAAAGGTACTATTATCAAACAGTTGGGTAAAGTGTTATACTTAATAAAGACTTGTGAaggtattaatgttaaaaaacacaaaaatcaaattgttttgTCAAGGAATGTGTCTAAAAACCAACTGGTTCAACCGGGGAACAGTAATCGAAGTGAGGAGGAAAATCAACACCGAAGTGATGTGAAACTTGCATCAGTTCCCTCGACGAGGACGCAAACTAAGATGGTTTTGAGAAATATTCCTAgagtaaactataaaaaatatttttagataaaaataattgtcaaataagGGGGGAGGAAATAgtagataaataagtatatataggtgCGTGCTGCGTCACCACAGATGAGCGCCAATAAAGTCAGTGCGTAATGAGCTACAGCGCGTTTCACTTGTGTCCTATATCTACCAGTAATGGACGCCTGAAATCACTGTGACAACTGGGGCGTATGTTTTCAGAGACAAATCAGAAAGGCGATAAAAAATTCATAGTGAATATTGATTTTTGTGAGAATTATTGTGTTTGAATTGTTGTTCTTTGAACTTTAAGCTGAtatcagtaaaatattatttttcatatataaatgttattcaacttattgtgaaatattaacgatttgtagatatcccactgctgggctaagaactCTTCTTTTTAAACAGACTGGATGGAGCTTGTTCTACTATATTACGCTAATGCGGGTTGATACCCCgatggcagattttcatcccaAACTTTTTACGCGGTTTTcttttaccgctgagcacgaaattatttaacagtagaaattaagctcatgaaaattcagaggtTTGAACCTTACGTTTTTTTCTCATTTgggatttatttattctaatttcaTGAGGGATTTCTCTGATGTTTGGTAGTACGGAGACAGAGCATATAGAAAGTGGATTTCAACAACCGAAAAATGCATGTTCAACAATTGACAGCAGGATTGAATTTGAACGtggttaatttgtatttctaacGCTACGTGGTACAGGAAAATATTGCAAGGTGTTCTTTATATATCTGATGAAATTCTGcagtttatgttatatatatttggtaCATGTGTATTTCCGCtctttagagtcgagatggtccagtggttagaacacttgcatcttaaccgatgattgcgggttcaaacccaggcaagcaccgatgattcatgtgctcaatttgtctttataattcatctcgtgctcggcaatgaaggaaaacatcgtaaggaaaactgcatgtgacatatttcatagaaattccgtcacatgtgtattccagcaaccaaTTGGAAttgcgtggtggaatgtgttccaaaccttctcctcaaagggagaggaggccttgagcccacagtgggaatttacagtctgttgttgtttgCATATCCGCATATCGTCGTAGTGCGcgatttacaagctgttgtttcTCCTCCTATGCTATGCATTTATTTTCCACATTCatgttttataagttttattgcatCCATGAATTaggtatatttagaaaaaatgatCATTAAATACTATTACATACACAAGTATAAAGATAATATcaatttgttgaaaataatatttacaagtcaaaaatcagaagaaaagaAGGTTGACATCATCTACCAAACTTTATATAGATACGTATCGTGGAATACCTTTAGTAGTTTATCTTCAGAATGAAATACATGGAATTACTAAAATGAAACACCTGATAATAGAAATTTCACCCGTATTTGAACTAACAATCTTCGTGTACCCACTGAGTGATTCATGCTGGTTCTGTTTCGGAGAAAATCTTAAgtcttttaatacattttttaatgtagaGTATGTATTGGCGTACTTTTGGGACAAGGTTGACTTGTATGCCTTGACGGTAAATGATATGACGTTCTTGTATGACGGTAAAGGAGAGGGGTCCTTTTGTGCTTACGATCAAGTCATATTTGGTGTtatccatatttatttgttctctTCAATAATGAATTTCATTAACCATCAATTTCGATGTTTTATAACTGACGCACTTCTCGTAACAGCTGATACGAATTCGACAGTTCCACCTAATGATGCTTAGCAAATGAAAATGCTGAACAtaggttgttttatttttccccTATAAATATGTCCATTACTGGAAAAGGAAAGGAAACATCGTATTATGCAATACATGATATACTGCAACCACATTATTTCGTGAAATACATTTAGTTTCGATTCCCACCGACCGGAAGTTCCTCTCGTGTCACGTCACTTCCTTTGTCTCCCGCCACTCTCGGATTATGTTAATGCTGTCTCAAAGACATTTGTCTTTGCGTAATGCTCAGCTTTTCTTGTGCAGGAACCGTGTTACTTTCCGATGTAATTCAActacgttatttattatttataactatttgaTTTAGTCAGACCTAGAAAAAGAATTGTACATTCTTTTTAATCATAGCTGATACCTTTAAAAGTATTT
The nucleotide sequence above comes from Vanessa cardui chromosome 7, ilVanCard2.1, whole genome shotgun sequence. Encoded proteins:
- the LOC124531344 gene encoding uncharacterized protein K02A2.6-like; the encoded protein is MFSNSKPFFGNITTFNHQHQDWVTYKSRLQQWFVANDIDGESDKGGLKRRAILLSAFDESTYQLASNLVFPKTLDAVSYVEIVRVLDVHFTPKRCGFAERHHFYAASQRPGESHAQWAARLRGLASHCSFKNLEEALLDKFVMGMLPGTEKEKLFAMEIGELSMAKAVDLAEGVRCARMATTAAGTAEGVSVDPLFKMTKGRTNRSDGDKCSVCGRKNHKSSECRFVNYRCKKCNNKGHLHRMCKKVNYVDSDEVNEGDDGEFFNIRSNNGGPMTETISINNILLKFQIDSGSSVTAISDKTYYSYFNSVTLIPTNKKLISYNGGLIQSLGIARLPVTYNNKTNVLDFYVIQNGGPPLLGRDFISKFNLELSPINGCYHVSSVPESELQSFLKKYSDIFTDELGCFNKYKIKLHLKENAKPVFMKARPVPFALRDKIDKEISRLLQIKVIEPVEFSEYASPIVPVLKHNGTVRLCADYSQTLNKQLLVEKYPLPTIQELFTRLHGGEQFSKLDMSSAYNQFELLDDKHVTCINTHKGLFKFKRLVFGLSSAPAIFQRAMESILSGIDGVLCFLDDILITGKDKVEHWARLKLVFDRLKDSGLTLRKEKCEFFKNEINYLGYIIDKNGIRKSSEKVKAILEAAVPKNLKELQSFLGLINYYRNFVPNASTHLAPLYDLLKKGAKWSWSPQHERAFLEVKTFLTSENVLAHFDSTAKIILTVDASPYGLGAVLSQVGADGLERPVSFASRTLNSAEKKYSQIQKEATAIIFGVRRFHQYLYARSEPFILRTDHKPLISIFGSHRGIPEVSANRLQRYAIFLSAYNYTIEYVKSANNSADFLSRGIRPATAAASTDGAASISPGGTREDAGSVRGWNETATYVNFILEGCLPVTLDQLKHETKNDPVLTQVSDYVFKGWPRKVYDCNLLPYFKCRLQLSLENGILMRGHKVVIPENLRKHILLELHKSHLGIVKTKAEARSRFWFPGIDEAIEKMIGDCSTCISMRQSPPRAPPAPWPYPTQPFNRIHIDFLGPIQNKMFFVIVDAYSKWVECFNMNNNITSGSVISKLCEFMSRFGVPQTIVSDNGTSFTSEEFNAFCKLNGICHLTSPAYHPSSNGQAETYVKIVKKGIKTALLLGENAQDMNNRLLKYLFDYRNSVHSTTGVSPAKLVFGRQLRSILDLLIPHPSPSSPRLNNHVQNKQCLQTKYHGGKLRTNFKPDDVVMFKSFINKNRYVWCKGTIIKQLGKVLYLIKTCEGINVKKHKNQIVLSRNVSKNQLVQPGNSNRSEEENQHRSDVKLASVPSTRTQTKMVLRNIPRVNYKKYF